The Sorangiineae bacterium MSr11367 genome window below encodes:
- the tilS gene encoding tRNA lysidine(34) synthetase TilS produces the protein MSRPSHPPTLLTIARRTIVDESLLAPGDAVLLAVSGGRDSMALLHVMSLLAKKNAYRLLAFGVDHGLRPEAARELDLAESFSRELGVPFGRASVDVAPGGNLQARARDARYLALEDAAAAFGASVIATAHHADDRAETFLLRLLQGSHAAGLAVLPAKAPAANEGKITRIRPLIRANRESIDAHITRHVIAFANDPSNANPRFARARVRHEVLPLLRTMSPKIIEQLCGLADELAPCSEAANARGHAYPLSRATQLALAELRRTQSGTARIQLPGGLVAMADRTHVWSETAEATLSETASTRPLRRPAPKD, from the coding sequence ATGAGCCGCCCCTCGCACCCGCCGACCTTGCTCACGATCGCGCGCCGCACCATCGTCGACGAGTCGCTCCTCGCGCCCGGTGATGCCGTTCTTCTCGCGGTGAGCGGGGGACGCGACTCGATGGCTCTTCTGCATGTGATGAGTCTTCTCGCGAAAAAAAATGCCTACCGACTCCTCGCCTTCGGCGTCGATCACGGTCTGCGGCCCGAGGCCGCGCGCGAGCTCGACCTGGCCGAATCGTTCTCACGCGAGCTGGGTGTCCCATTTGGGCGCGCCTCGGTCGACGTCGCGCCGGGCGGCAATTTGCAGGCGCGCGCACGTGACGCCCGCTACCTCGCACTGGAGGACGCCGCCGCGGCGTTTGGCGCATCCGTCATCGCCACCGCGCACCACGCGGACGATCGCGCGGAAACATTTCTTCTTCGCCTGCTTCAAGGTTCACACGCCGCGGGCCTCGCCGTGCTGCCGGCCAAGGCGCCCGCTGCGAATGAAGGGAAAATTACGCGCATTCGTCCGCTCATTCGGGCCAACCGCGAGAGCATTGACGCACACATAACGCGTCACGTCATTGCGTTTGCCAACGACCCTTCCAACGCGAACCCACGCTTCGCACGGGCGCGCGTGCGGCACGAAGTGCTTCCACTTCTTCGCACCATGAGCCCCAAAATCATCGAGCAATTATGCGGCTTAGCCGACGAGCTCGCTCCTTGCAGCGAAGCAGCGAACGCACGCGGTCACGCCTATCCGTTGTCCCGTGCGACCCAGCTCGCTCTCGCCGAACTCCGCAGGACCCAATCGGGCACGGCACGCATCCAACTGCCTGGAGGCCTTGTCGCGATGGCGGATCGGACGCACGTTTGGTCCGAGACCGCTGAGGCAACCTTATCGGAAACTGCTTCCACAAGGCCACTAAGGCGTCCCGCCCCTAAAGACTGA
- a CDS encoding class I SAM-dependent RNA methyltransferase: MSRPRKEKSRPSNDMTLEIAEVAPGGDGVAIVTHQGERRAVFVRGAAPGDRIEARVDFGPRPARGQLRNVVGAGVDRVEPACPHTMRCGGCNWMQIANDAQTRIHLEHLRAALPEAWREHPVESVRATSALRYRTRARVHVRASGGRAIVGMHAPSSHEPIEVDACTVLHPTIERARLELEPRFERAHGTGDVEIALGPPVENDDERGHVLSVRWSGALPGEVYARFERALTPTGETGLRGASIVCGEATRPAVIGDPTPWMAGADGSPLQLAVGGFAQASEEGNLLLARRVGELAASALSSVPNAHIVELYAGAGNFTVLLAPHGQLVAVESHAGACRAAQANLSARGLAGAKVVEADASTYALPKALHLLVLDPPRTGARAVCEQVAGLRNPPRFLLYVSCDLATLGRDLHTLSPLYRPHTLEAFELFPQTSHLETVVLLERVR; this comes from the coding sequence ATGTCACGACCCCGTAAGGAAAAATCCCGGCCTTCGAACGACATGACGCTCGAGATCGCCGAGGTCGCCCCCGGCGGGGACGGCGTGGCCATCGTCACGCACCAGGGCGAACGCCGTGCGGTGTTCGTGCGCGGGGCGGCCCCCGGCGATCGCATCGAGGCCCGTGTGGATTTCGGCCCGCGTCCGGCGCGCGGGCAGCTGCGCAACGTCGTGGGCGCGGGCGTCGATCGGGTGGAGCCTGCGTGCCCCCACACGATGCGGTGCGGCGGCTGCAATTGGATGCAAATTGCAAACGATGCGCAGACGCGCATCCATTTGGAGCACCTGCGCGCCGCGCTTCCCGAGGCCTGGCGCGAGCATCCCGTGGAGTCCGTGCGCGCGACCTCGGCGCTGCGCTACCGCACGCGCGCGCGGGTGCACGTGCGCGCATCCGGCGGGCGCGCCATCGTTGGGATGCACGCGCCCTCGAGCCACGAGCCCATCGAGGTCGACGCATGCACCGTGCTCCATCCGACCATCGAGCGCGCGCGCCTCGAGCTCGAGCCTCGATTCGAGCGCGCCCACGGCACCGGCGACGTGGAAATTGCGTTGGGTCCACCCGTCGAGAACGACGACGAGCGCGGCCACGTGCTGTCGGTGCGCTGGAGCGGTGCGCTGCCGGGCGAAGTGTACGCGCGGTTCGAACGCGCGCTCACCCCGACCGGGGAGACCGGCTTGCGCGGGGCCAGCATCGTGTGCGGCGAGGCCACGCGCCCGGCGGTCATCGGCGATCCCACGCCGTGGATGGCCGGGGCCGATGGATCGCCGCTCCAACTTGCCGTCGGCGGCTTCGCGCAAGCGTCGGAGGAGGGCAACCTCCTTCTAGCCCGCCGCGTGGGCGAGCTTGCGGCGAGCGCGCTCTCCTCCGTGCCGAATGCCCACATCGTCGAGCTCTACGCGGGGGCGGGCAACTTCACGGTGCTGCTCGCGCCGCACGGTCAGCTCGTCGCGGTCGAGTCGCACGCGGGTGCGTGCCGCGCGGCGCAGGCCAACCTGAGCGCTCGCGGCCTCGCAGGCGCGAAGGTCGTCGAGGCCGACGCCAGCACGTACGCACTTCCCAAGGCGCTGCACCTTCTCGTGCTCGACCCTCCGCGAACCGGCGCCCGCGCTGTGTGCGAGCAGGTGGCCGGCCTTCGAAATCCGCCGCGCTTCCTCCTCTATGTGTCCTGTGATCTCGCGACACTCGGGCGCGATCTGCACACGCTGTCGCCGCTCTACCGACCGCACACCCTCGAAGCGTTCGAACTCTTTCCGCAGACAAGCCACCTCGAAACCGTGGTTCTGCTCGAGCGGGTGCGATGA